From Granulicella sp. WH15, the proteins below share one genomic window:
- a CDS encoding zinc-dependent metalloprotease produces MRVSLLPFLLAASAALPAQTPKPDAALPTISAKTATMKHMPGLLPLDWDARSGKLYLEIPHLDASGRSEELLYTNSLPSGTGSNDLGLDRGQTSPGRIVRFERTGPKVLLVEPNEMFRTSSTDPAEVLSVTQSFPESVLAGFKVEAEDPTGAVLVDATDLFLRDVHNVAESLTQNQQGAYKVDPARSTISLESTKAFPKNTEVEAVLTFATDGLARGRYVRDVTPDPHAMTVHEHQSFLELPGPGFTPRRFDPRAGYFASNYRDYSAPLSGDLNQQFIVRHRLIKKDPACRTACEAEAPIQYYVDRGAPEPIRTALVEGARWWDQAFQAAGWAPGTFRVDPLPADADPMDIRYNMIQWVHRYTRGWSYGAAVSDPRTGEIIKGNVTLGSLRGRQDYLIAESLLSPYGTGKTITPENDPMLSMVLQRIRQLAAHETGHTLGLAHNFAASSFPHTPAESVSVMDYPHPWITLDKNGVPDLSHAYAVNIGQWDKVAIDYGYRQFPARVDEKAELNKILTDSAKTGIIFITDEDSRPFGGAHPHSHLWDNGADPAEELTRIEGIRAAALARFGENAIKPGKPLAQLEDTLVPLYLLHRYQAEAATKEIGGLDYRYSVRGDGQKLPEIVSPADQKKALAAVLTTLQPSFLTLPEPLLKMLPPRPPGLRKTQESFPSETDLTFDPIAAAESAADLTLTVLLDPARASRLVQYHAREPEQPTLSGVLESISKTVSERPDGLASEVERAVEFRALEAMLSLAVNPATSSQARAVTRAYIATLYETYSKSAPDSAEAAHRAAMANRIEQFRQDPAKFVPAKPIEAPPGMPIGDDEVM; encoded by the coding sequence ATGCGCGTATCTCTGCTTCCCTTCCTTCTCGCTGCCTCCGCGGCCCTGCCCGCACAGACCCCGAAGCCCGACGCCGCCCTCCCAACCATCTCCGCCAAGACCGCCACGATGAAGCACATGCCCGGCCTGCTGCCGCTCGACTGGGACGCCCGCTCCGGCAAGCTCTACCTCGAAATCCCCCATCTCGACGCCTCCGGCCGCTCCGAGGAGCTCCTCTACACCAACTCCCTGCCCAGCGGCACCGGCTCCAACGACCTCGGCCTCGACCGCGGCCAGACCTCTCCCGGCCGCATCGTGCGCTTCGAGCGCACCGGCCCCAAGGTCCTTCTGGTCGAGCCGAACGAGATGTTCCGCACCTCGTCCACCGACCCCGCCGAGGTCCTCTCCGTCACCCAGTCCTTCCCTGAATCGGTGCTGGCAGGCTTCAAGGTCGAAGCCGAAGACCCCACCGGAGCCGTACTGGTCGACGCCACCGACCTCTTCCTCCGCGACGTCCACAACGTAGCCGAGTCCCTGACCCAGAACCAGCAGGGAGCCTACAAGGTCGATCCCGCCCGCTCCACCATCTCGCTCGAGAGCACCAAAGCCTTCCCCAAAAACACCGAGGTCGAAGCCGTCCTGACCTTCGCCACCGACGGCCTCGCCCGTGGCCGCTACGTCCGCGACGTCACCCCCGACCCGCACGCCATGACCGTGCATGAGCACCAGAGCTTCCTCGAGCTGCCCGGCCCCGGCTTCACGCCGCGCCGCTTCGATCCCCGCGCCGGGTACTTCGCCTCCAACTACCGCGACTACTCCGCCCCGCTCAGCGGCGACCTGAACCAGCAGTTCATCGTCCGCCACCGCCTCATCAAAAAAGACCCCGCCTGCCGCACCGCCTGCGAGGCCGAGGCCCCCATCCAGTACTACGTCGATCGCGGCGCGCCCGAGCCGATCCGCACCGCGCTGGTCGAGGGCGCACGCTGGTGGGACCAGGCCTTCCAGGCCGCCGGCTGGGCACCCGGTACCTTCCGCGTCGATCCCCTCCCCGCCGACGCCGACCCCATGGACATCCGCTACAACATGATCCAGTGGGTCCACCGCTACACCCGCGGCTGGAGCTACGGAGCCGCCGTCTCCGACCCGCGCACCGGCGAGATCATCAAGGGCAACGTGACCCTGGGCAGCCTGCGCGGACGCCAGGACTACCTCATCGCCGAGTCGCTGCTCTCCCCCTACGGCACCGGCAAGACGATCACGCCCGAGAACGACCCCATGCTGTCGATGGTGCTGCAACGCATCCGCCAACTGGCCGCGCATGAGACCGGCCACACCCTCGGCCTCGCGCACAACTTCGCCGCCAGCTCCTTCCCCCACACGCCCGCCGAGTCGGTCTCGGTCATGGACTACCCGCACCCGTGGATCACGCTCGACAAGAACGGCGTGCCCGACCTCTCGCACGCCTACGCGGTCAACATCGGCCAGTGGGACAAGGTCGCCATCGACTACGGCTACCGCCAGTTCCCCGCCCGTGTCGACGAAAAGGCCGAGCTGAACAAGATCCTCACCGACTCAGCCAAAACCGGCATCATCTTCATCACCGACGAGGACTCCCGCCCCTTCGGCGGCGCTCACCCGCACTCGCACCTGTGGGACAACGGAGCGGACCCCGCCGAGGAGCTGACGCGCATCGAGGGCATCCGCGCGGCGGCGCTGGCCCGCTTCGGCGAGAACGCCATCAAGCCCGGCAAGCCCCTGGCGCAGCTTGAGGACACGCTGGTCCCCCTCTACCTGCTGCACCGCTACCAGGCCGAGGCCGCCACTAAGGAGATCGGCGGCCTCGACTACCGCTACAGCGTGCGCGGCGACGGCCAGAAGCTACCCGAGATCGTAAGCCCGGCCGACCAGAAGAAGGCTCTGGCCGCTGTCCTGACGACACTCCAACCCAGCTTCCTGACCCTGCCCGAGCCGCTGCTGAAGATGCTGCCTCCCCGCCCACCGGGCCTGCGCAAGACGCAGGAGTCCTTCCCCTCCGAGACCGACCTGACCTTCGATCCCATCGCCGCAGCCGAGTCCGCAGCCGACCTCACCCTGACCGTGTTGCTCGATCCCGCACGCGCCTCGCGGCTGGTCCAGTACCACGCCCGCGAGCCGGAGCAGCCCACGCTCTCGGGCGTTCTCGAGTCCATCTCAAAGACCGTCTCCGAGCGGCCCGACGGCCTCGCCTCCGAGGTCGAGCGCGCCGTCGAGTTCCGCGCACTCGAAGCGATGCTTTCTCTCGCCGTCAACCCGGCAACCTCCAGCCAGGCCCGCGCCGTCACCCGCGCCTACATCGCGACGCTCTATGAAACCTACTCAAAGAGCGCACCGGACAGCGCCGAAGCAGCCCACCGCGCAGCCATGGCCAACCGGATCGAGCAGTTCCGGCAGGACCCGGCGAAGTTCGTCCCGGCCAAGCCCATCGAGGCCCCACCCGGAATGCCCATCGGCGACGACGAAGTGATGTAA
- a CDS encoding cupin domain-containing protein: protein MPDNKQSAVFDIHAIADNFPATAETMLIDTRLTDEAEASSRVFRIYHPTPAHYHATCDEYLFVVSGRATFFLGDSDPFELGPGQLIFFKKGTIHGTPQILEEPFVVFSVDTPRRDPGDIIFVNPADGTPASFIQSKVLY from the coding sequence ATGCCCGACAACAAGCAATCCGCCGTCTTCGACATCCACGCCATCGCCGACAACTTTCCGGCCACCGCCGAGACGATGCTGATCGACACCCGCCTGACCGACGAGGCCGAGGCCAGCTCCCGTGTCTTCCGCATCTACCACCCCACCCCGGCGCACTACCACGCCACCTGCGACGAGTACCTCTTCGTCGTCTCGGGCCGGGCGACGTTCTTCCTCGGTGACAGCGACCCTTTCGAACTCGGTCCCGGCCAGCTCATCTTCTTCAAGAAGGGCACCATCCACGGCACCCCGCAGATCCTAGAAGAGCCCTTCGTAGTCTTCTCGGTGGACACCCCGCGCCGCGACCCCGGAGACATCATCTTCGTCAACCCAGCCGACGGCACTCCCGCATCCTTCATCCAGAGCAAGGTTCTTTACTAG
- a CDS encoding SDR family oxidoreductase: MAEAKKKIALISGANKGIGLETARQLGKLGVTVILGARDLGRGEAAVAELKKDGVDAVAVKFDVVDAADIQAAVDKIEAEYGVLDILVNNAGMSTESLGGNSTTTVSEDDLRKTFETNFFAVINVTNAFLPLLEKSEAGRIVNVSSILASLTLHALPGSPIYDAKMFAYDSSKTALNAYTVHLAHALKDTKIKVNSAHPGWVKTDLGTDAAPMDVVDGAKTEVTLATLPEDGPTGGYFHLGETLPGRYFVLFSGWYRGMIF; this comes from the coding sequence ATGGCTGAAGCGAAGAAGAAGATTGCGCTGATCTCCGGTGCAAACAAAGGGATTGGGCTGGAGACGGCGCGCCAGTTGGGCAAGCTGGGCGTTACCGTGATTCTGGGAGCGCGTGACCTGGGCAGGGGCGAGGCTGCGGTTGCGGAGCTGAAGAAGGATGGTGTCGATGCCGTCGCCGTGAAGTTCGATGTGGTCGATGCCGCCGATATTCAGGCTGCGGTGGACAAGATCGAAGCGGAGTATGGCGTGCTCGATATCCTCGTCAACAACGCGGGCATGAGCACGGAGTCTCTGGGCGGGAACAGCACCACCACCGTCTCGGAAGACGACCTGCGGAAGACGTTCGAAACGAACTTCTTCGCGGTCATCAACGTCACGAATGCGTTTCTGCCGCTGCTCGAGAAGAGCGAGGCCGGGCGTATCGTGAATGTTTCGAGCATTCTGGCCTCGCTGACGCTGCACGCGCTGCCGGGTTCGCCGATCTATGACGCGAAGATGTTTGCTTATGACTCGTCGAAGACCGCGCTGAATGCGTACACCGTACACCTGGCACACGCGCTCAAGGACACGAAGATCAAGGTCAACTCGGCGCATCCGGGCTGGGTGAAGACGGATCTGGGTACGGACGCCGCGCCGATGGATGTGGTGGATGGCGCGAAGACCGAGGTGACTCTGGCGACGCTGCCTGAGGATGGGCCTACGGGCGGGTACTTCCACCTGGGCGAAACGCTCCCTGGTAGGTACTTCGTACTGTTCTCGGGGTGGTATAGGGGAATGATCTTCTGA
- a CDS encoding HD domain-containing protein encodes MDGLLRERALALMEEWTAGESLRKHGLSVACCTEAYGLKEAQRLGLDAAATAFMTDLYAATGLLHDFDYERHPTPEEHPFVGVAYLREREWPETLLHAILAHADYSGVKPETHLDKALFACDELSGFLTACALVKPTKSIFDVEVAGVKKKMKDKGFARAVKREDITNGAELLGLSVEEHVGNCLAAMQASADLLGLAGTPAA; translated from the coding sequence ATGGATGGTCTGCTGCGCGAGCGGGCGCTGGCGTTGATGGAGGAGTGGACGGCGGGCGAGTCTCTGCGGAAGCATGGGCTGTCGGTGGCCTGCTGCACCGAGGCTTATGGGCTGAAGGAGGCGCAGCGGCTGGGACTCGATGCTGCGGCCACGGCATTTATGACCGATCTTTATGCTGCCACCGGCTTGCTGCACGACTTCGACTATGAGCGGCATCCGACGCCGGAGGAGCATCCGTTTGTCGGGGTGGCGTACCTGCGCGAGAGGGAGTGGCCGGAGACGCTGCTGCACGCGATTCTGGCCCATGCGGACTACTCCGGCGTGAAGCCCGAGACGCATCTGGATAAGGCGCTCTTTGCCTGTGACGAGCTGTCGGGCTTTCTGACCGCGTGTGCACTGGTGAAGCCGACCAAGTCGATCTTCGACGTGGAGGTCGCGGGTGTGAAGAAGAAGATGAAGGACAAGGGGTTTGCCCGCGCGGTCAAGCGGGAGGACATCACCAACGGGGCTGAGTTATTGGGGCTGAGCGTGGAGGAGCACGTCGGGAACTGCCTGGCGGCGATGCAGGCCTCGGCGGACTTGCTGGGGTTGGCCGGAACTCCGGCTGCTTAG
- a CDS encoding helix-turn-helix domain-containing protein has product MATMMASVEQREVLRCDHCSLVQFRTATAICRRCKKGLEVEKPEPVAAAIALVPAQAALDSGPQVAAAVRDLRHVRNLSQRQLAARMNVPRTYISKIENGKAMPTLSSLDRLAKALQVDISALLRDANTRHSNETAMLMTDPFLAEIAAYTSQLDSLQRSIFLNHVRELAAGRKRTA; this is encoded by the coding sequence ATGGCAACCATGATGGCGTCGGTTGAACAACGCGAAGTCCTGCGCTGTGACCATTGCAGCCTCGTGCAGTTCCGCACAGCGACGGCGATATGCCGCCGCTGCAAGAAGGGCCTCGAGGTCGAGAAGCCCGAGCCGGTCGCGGCAGCGATCGCGCTCGTTCCCGCCCAGGCAGCTCTTGACTCCGGCCCGCAGGTAGCCGCGGCCGTCCGCGACCTGCGGCACGTTCGCAACCTGAGCCAGCGTCAGCTCGCGGCTCGCATGAACGTCCCCCGCACCTACATCAGCAAGATCGAGAACGGCAAGGCCATGCCTACGCTGTCCTCGCTCGACCGTCTGGCCAAGGCCCTGCAGGTGGATATCTCCGCCCTGCTGCGCGACGCCAACACCCGCCACTCCAACGAGACCGCCATGCTCATGACGGACCCGTTCCTGGCCGAGATCGCGGCGTACACCTCGCAGCTCGACTCGCTGCAGCGGTCCATCTTCCTGAACCACGTTCGGGAGCTGGCCGCCGGTCGCAAGCGCACGGCCTGA
- a CDS encoding isoprenyl transferase translates to MRPVPRRLHELSAEEACIYGQLDPEKIPEHVAIIMDGNGRWAGKRALKRFLGHQQGAESVQFVVETASRIDLPWLTLYAFSLENNLRRPKAEVTFLMKLLKSYLVGNVRRMNDNNVRMAYIGRTAGLPSEIQDTMQWASEATAQNTGTTLTLALNYGSRAEIVDAARSLLSNLIAEANQRGCSLEDLLAVDGLDERLNEAQLSQHLYTAHMPDPDLVIRTSGEQRISNFLLWQIAYSEIFVTDRLWPDFRGLHLLEAIAAYQQRERRFGGLGEGTDEHLEGRDDALETPESIAAELAQR, encoded by the coding sequence TTGCGCCCAGTCCCCCGCCGCCTGCATGAGCTTTCTGCTGAAGAAGCCTGCATCTACGGCCAGCTCGATCCCGAAAAGATCCCCGAACACGTCGCCATCATCATGGACGGCAATGGCCGCTGGGCCGGAAAGCGCGCGCTCAAGCGCTTCCTCGGCCACCAGCAGGGTGCAGAGAGCGTCCAGTTCGTCGTCGAGACCGCCAGCCGCATCGACCTGCCCTGGCTGACGCTCTACGCCTTCTCGCTCGAGAACAACCTCCGCCGCCCCAAGGCCGAGGTTACGTTCCTGATGAAGCTGCTCAAGTCCTACCTGGTCGGCAACGTGCGCCGCATGAACGACAACAACGTCCGCATGGCGTACATCGGCCGCACGGCGGGCCTGCCCAGCGAGATCCAGGACACCATGCAGTGGGCCTCCGAAGCCACCGCCCAGAACACCGGAACCACCCTGACCCTGGCGCTCAACTACGGCTCCCGCGCCGAGATCGTGGACGCGGCCCGCAGCCTGCTCTCGAACCTGATCGCCGAAGCCAACCAGCGCGGCTGTTCGCTCGAAGACCTTCTGGCCGTCGATGGCCTCGACGAGCGTCTCAATGAGGCCCAGCTCTCGCAGCACCTCTACACCGCCCACATGCCCGACCCCGACCTCGTCATCCGCACCTCGGGCGAGCAGCGCATCTCCAACTTCCTGCTCTGGCAGATCGCCTACTCGGAGATCTTCGTCACCGACCGCCTGTGGCCCGACTTCCGCGGCCTCCACCTGCTCGAGGCCATCGCGGCCTACCAGCAGCGGGAGCGCCGCTTCGGCGGCCTGGGCGAGGGCACCGACGAGCATCTCGAAGGCCGGGACGACGCGCTCGAAACACCGGAGAGCATCGCGGCCGAACTAGCCCAGCGCTAA
- a CDS encoding CDP-archaeol synthase, translating into MKRILTAIVLIAAVVALVFFGPLWSLTVASALVAALASIEYRGLVHKSGAQIPLPWLLAATATVFGVTMYLTDAELPILSLLAFALFAWAGFRAPLDRVLPDTAYGLFALIYIAYPLTLIPLIKAHEDGIGLLVFLFVCVWSGDIAALYIGRLFGKRKLAPRLSPGKTWAGSVASIVASMGFGTGIYYLGQYLAIHRDFTALHIAMPVWQIVLLAAFLNIAAQLGDLLESAIKRGAGVKDSGTMLPGHGGILDRIDALLLAAPALWYVLMLRDWQTLFR; encoded by the coding sequence ATGAAACGCATCCTTACAGCCATTGTCCTGATCGCCGCCGTCGTCGCCCTGGTCTTCTTCGGCCCGCTCTGGTCGCTGACGGTCGCCTCCGCGCTCGTAGCGGCCCTGGCCTCCATCGAGTACCGCGGGCTGGTCCACAAATCGGGCGCGCAGATCCCCCTACCCTGGCTGCTGGCCGCTACCGCCACCGTCTTCGGCGTCACCATGTACCTGACCGATGCCGAGCTGCCGATCCTCTCGCTGCTGGCCTTTGCCCTTTTCGCCTGGGCAGGCTTCCGCGCGCCGCTCGACCGTGTGCTGCCCGACACGGCCTACGGCCTCTTCGCGCTGATCTACATTGCCTACCCGCTCACTCTGATCCCGCTCATCAAGGCGCACGAGGACGGCATCGGCCTGTTGGTCTTCCTCTTCGTCTGCGTCTGGTCGGGCGATATCGCCGCGCTCTACATCGGTCGGCTCTTCGGCAAACGCAAGCTGGCTCCCCGTCTCTCTCCAGGCAAGACCTGGGCTGGCTCGGTCGCCTCAATCGTGGCCTCAATGGGCTTCGGGACGGGCATCTATTACCTCGGCCAGTATCTGGCAATCCATCGCGACTTCACCGCATTGCACATCGCGATGCCGGTCTGGCAGATCGTCTTACTAGCCGCTTTCCTGAACATCGCCGCGCAGCTTGGCGACCTGCTGGAATCAGCGATCAAGCGCGGCGCAGGCGTCAAGGACTCGGGCACGATGCTGCCCGGCCACGGCGGCATCCTCGACCGGATCGACGCTCTGCTGCTGGCCGCCCCGGCCCTCTGGTACGTGCTGATGCTCCGCGACTGGCAGACCCTGTTCCGCTAA
- a CDS encoding SGNH/GDSL hydrolase family protein, with translation MRFLSRLLILASLLISPAYAQTPNYTTSVTLAKLLSGGGVVPNATICATAADVYGNPVSVSAPNWGLIIPSRPMCSTVTAGLLAPLSIPDANHTNATSPIFYNFAIQVLSSTNIPQGPPIIFKAVPNVSGTTYPLDSYAPAASASVAPSSALSQGAGVPGKCTGPSIFLSNISPVAYTCLNGSYSPLSPLNYQGSYSAATSYGVGAIVQNGGASYISLLPNNLANNPATNSTNWGLVAAAGAPGPAGVASLPALSAIRTRGQLTSNLFNPATVTAASYISTATGVIGTNAGTSASDFIPANSGGSMTVTAMFESNGALAGGSFFDQNQTYISAIPFGFTSGGTFTVPSTAAFIRVTVNTTAVATTMVVNGPTLPPGGYQAFGTYPTNIIDSKLSVLPSATAAFAAALPTTANLYNVNTSVPGYVSTADGTIQTSIPGYHSSGFMAANAGGQMTANEALYGNTGSAAGIAYYDGSQHFLSGDSTGYAANVPFTIPIGAVLERVTTKDVGSPDTVTPALMVVNGPTLPPGGYQAFGTYPTNVIDAKTFPLANATDAEGIQQLVESYLPAKRNAFNQATITPNSAIMANGSIGSVTGFFVSAFIQVRPGQQWTLALAPLTSNASYSAIAYFGPTGTYMSSGAALVASIGANYTVTIPTGVTQVRISMDTSLLPTQMFLPGASGSATYIPFLQTPTSMFAAATPPTVALFGDSYQGTYGNLWVPNLIRSLGGTLVYQDANSGRPWNNVFSQFGGDGTGTTTTCAPTGTWELAGCVVGQTLTQALSTASVIVIELGTNDVESETIGSLGDTYAASSLHGYINNAITKILTANPTARLIMVGPSYTAHGTYAQAVTVDTAMQQECNAAGIPYLSLLLTSGINATNLAAMTQSDEIHWSNAAFTNRYGPELAKFISQFLP, from the coding sequence ATGCGATTCCTCTCACGTCTGCTGATCCTTGCGAGCCTACTGATCTCCCCGGCCTACGCCCAGACACCTAATTACACTACCTCCGTCACGCTTGCCAAATTGCTATCTGGCGGCGGCGTTGTTCCCAATGCGACGATCTGCGCGACTGCCGCCGACGTTTATGGCAATCCCGTCTCAGTCTCCGCTCCGAACTGGGGCCTGATTATCCCAAGTCGGCCAATGTGCTCGACGGTCACAGCGGGTCTACTTGCTCCGCTTTCCATCCCTGACGCAAATCATACGAACGCAACAAGTCCGATCTTTTATAACTTTGCCATCCAGGTACTTAGTTCCACGAATATTCCCCAAGGACCGCCGATTATTTTCAAGGCAGTCCCCAATGTAAGTGGCACTACCTATCCGCTGGACAGCTATGCGCCAGCCGCTTCTGCATCTGTCGCGCCATCATCCGCGCTGAGTCAAGGCGCTGGCGTCCCTGGTAAATGCACCGGGCCTTCGATTTTTCTATCGAATATTTCTCCCGTTGCTTATACATGCCTGAACGGCTCCTACTCGCCTTTATCGCCGCTGAACTATCAAGGTTCATACTCCGCTGCTACATCGTATGGGGTAGGCGCGATCGTCCAGAATGGCGGTGCTTCATATATCTCTTTACTGCCCAATAATCTGGCGAACAACCCTGCGACCAATTCGACCAATTGGGGGTTGGTCGCTGCTGCTGGTGCTCCGGGACCGGCTGGTGTGGCATCCCTTCCCGCGCTCTCCGCGATCAGAACCCGAGGGCAGCTCACCTCCAATCTGTTCAATCCGGCTACTGTCACGGCTGCTTCATACATCAGCACGGCTACGGGAGTGATTGGCACCAACGCTGGGACTTCGGCTAGCGATTTCATCCCGGCCAATTCCGGCGGCTCGATGACCGTAACGGCCATGTTTGAGAGTAACGGAGCCTTAGCCGGAGGATCTTTTTTCGATCAGAACCAAACCTATATATCTGCGATTCCGTTTGGATTTACGAGCGGTGGCACGTTTACGGTTCCGTCCACTGCGGCCTTCATCCGCGTCACTGTAAACACGACTGCTGTTGCAACTACGATGGTCGTCAATGGTCCTACTCTCCCGCCTGGTGGTTATCAGGCATTCGGGACGTATCCAACCAACATCATTGACTCAAAGTTGTCAGTCCTCCCGAGCGCCACTGCTGCATTTGCTGCTGCGCTCCCAACGACTGCCAATCTGTATAACGTGAATACTAGTGTTCCGGGATATGTAAGCACTGCGGACGGCACAATTCAGACTTCCATCCCTGGCTACCATTCCAGCGGCTTTATGGCCGCGAATGCTGGAGGCCAGATGACTGCCAACGAAGCGCTGTACGGCAACACCGGATCAGCCGCCGGAATTGCATATTACGATGGGTCGCAACACTTTCTCTCTGGAGACAGTACCGGCTATGCGGCGAATGTTCCCTTTACGATCCCTATAGGGGCGGTCCTTGAGCGGGTAACAACAAAAGACGTCGGTAGCCCCGACACCGTCACCCCGGCTTTGATGGTCGTCAATGGGCCTACTCTCCCACCTGGTGGTTATCAGGCATTCGGGACGTATCCAACCAACGTAATTGATGCGAAGACCTTTCCGCTTGCTAATGCGACCGATGCGGAGGGGATTCAGCAGTTGGTGGAGAGTTATCTCCCGGCCAAGCGGAACGCGTTCAACCAAGCAACGATCACGCCAAACTCCGCGATAATGGCCAATGGAAGCATAGGCTCGGTGACGGGGTTCTTCGTATCAGCGTTCATCCAAGTACGACCAGGGCAGCAATGGACCTTGGCGCTGGCTCCTCTTACCAGCAACGCCAGCTATAGCGCCATTGCTTATTTCGGCCCCACCGGCACCTACATGTCGTCGGGGGCAGCTCTCGTCGCATCCATCGGAGCAAACTACACAGTGACGATTCCGACAGGGGTCACACAAGTGCGGATCAGCATGGATACTTCACTGTTGCCTACCCAGATGTTCTTGCCTGGTGCCAGCGGTTCAGCCACATATATCCCGTTCCTGCAAACTCCCACCTCAATGTTCGCCGCTGCAACGCCTCCGACCGTCGCGCTGTTTGGTGACAGCTACCAGGGAACCTATGGAAATCTGTGGGTTCCCAACTTGATTCGCAGCCTCGGAGGTACTTTGGTCTATCAGGACGCCAATTCAGGGCGTCCTTGGAATAACGTATTTTCCCAGTTTGGCGGCGACGGAACCGGAACGACTACCACTTGCGCACCCACAGGTACCTGGGAGCTTGCGGGCTGTGTAGTGGGTCAAACACTAACGCAGGCCCTATCAACGGCAAGTGTGATCGTGATCGAGCTAGGCACGAACGACGTGGAAAGCGAGACTATCGGCTCGCTCGGAGATACTTATGCAGCCTCGTCGCTTCACGGCTACATCAACAATGCCATCACCAAAATTCTGACCGCAAATCCCACTGCGCGATTGATTATGGTCGGCCCCAGCTATACGGCGCACGGGACGTATGCTCAAGCCGTCACGGTGGACACCGCAATGCAGCAGGAGTGCAACGCTGCGGGGATACCCTACCTCAGCTTGTTGCTAACGTCGGGGATCAACGCAACCAACCTCGCAGCGATGACACAGAGCGATGAGATTCATTGGAGCAATGCCGCTTTCACGAATCGGTATGGGCCGGAACTGGCCAAGTTCATCAGTCAGTTTTTGCCGTAG
- a CDS encoding AAA family ATPase, producing the protein MKIRPEVLEQLEASTPSTEAVQKRVREYLAVAQLTIDDFARRVGRGHSGVKIFLSGKYITSTGSSSDVRIRRALVEFMDAHPIEISTQTNGKLYETSNVRVMREWFDRCRDGREMAVIYGPPGSQKTFVFSHLIAEHNRRELSKNGHGSRAYYVYCSQNITPRELLKKMAKAAAIPATQSIAGIINALSHHLASRKSIFVLDEAQHLGIPTLEIVRELNDCAPRCGVLLAGSHSLMRLFHERAAELEQWNARLSNAIELPGIAAPEATAIVEAELGVQPAEKLKMLLDHSRVTDGFSRKKQQYLSAHRIFRQIKKIKAHPLFIAPNTTQKESAA; encoded by the coding sequence ATGAAGATTCGGCCAGAAGTCTTAGAGCAACTCGAAGCATCAACCCCATCGACAGAGGCCGTTCAGAAGCGCGTCCGCGAATACCTCGCAGTCGCACAACTCACGATCGATGATTTCGCCCGGCGTGTCGGGCGCGGTCACTCCGGCGTCAAGATCTTCCTCAGCGGCAAGTACATCACGTCCACCGGCTCGAGCAGTGACGTTCGTATCCGCCGCGCCCTTGTGGAGTTCATGGATGCACATCCGATTGAGATATCGACTCAGACAAACGGAAAGCTCTATGAGACTTCGAATGTACGGGTGATGCGCGAGTGGTTTGATCGTTGCCGCGACGGTCGCGAGATGGCAGTCATCTATGGACCGCCGGGATCACAGAAGACATTCGTATTCAGCCATTTGATTGCGGAGCACAACCGGCGCGAACTATCGAAGAATGGCCACGGCTCACGCGCTTATTACGTGTACTGCTCGCAGAACATCACGCCCCGCGAGCTGCTGAAGAAGATGGCGAAGGCCGCAGCGATCCCCGCTACGCAGTCAATCGCCGGGATCATCAATGCACTGAGCCACCACCTCGCCAGCCGCAAATCGATCTTCGTGCTTGATGAGGCTCAACATCTTGGCATCCCGACGTTGGAGATTGTGCGCGAGTTGAACGATTGTGCTCCCCGCTGTGGTGTTCTTTTGGCCGGAAGCCACAGCCTGATGCGCCTCTTCCATGAGCGTGCGGCTGAGCTTGAACAATGGAATGCACGGCTCAGCAATGCCATTGAGCTTCCGGGTATCGCTGCCCCCGAGGCAACAGCCATTGTCGAGGCTGAACTCGGCGTGCAGCCCGCCGAGAAGCTGAAGATGCTGCTCGATCACTCCAGAGTTACGGACGGCTTTAGCCGCAAAAAGCAGCAGTATCTGTCTGCCCACCGAATTTTTCGCCAGATCAAAAAGATCAAGGCCCACCCGCTTTTCATCGCCCCAAACACCACACAGAAAGAGAGTGCCGCATGA